One window of Quercus robur chromosome 5, dhQueRobu3.1, whole genome shotgun sequence genomic DNA carries:
- the LOC126727016 gene encoding ankyrin repeat-containing protein NPR4-like: MKVKHTLALKLTKTLAEVDTTWIQLHNSTTGNIAIHVGSPSLDEGQTKEEQTEEEQTEEQTDQISYTPLLIAASKGIVEIVDSVILVKPQGIEHVSRDEENILHVAISYRKIEIFQRIKKMKTMTRRLASRIDKKGYTILHHVADMKNYDRGPQPGPAFQLQAELKWFKRVQKIIPDHYVMHHDRTNQMTAEELFKEKHSKLLENAQKWIKETSQSCSAVAVLVATVVFAAAYTVPGGNDDTGHPVFLHSPFFLFFTIMDVLSLASSLTSVVMFLSILSSPFEYENFRISLPRKLTLGFTLLFFSVTTTMLSFAATILLIIHFKKTSWTTTVIYTAAFLPVCVFALMQFPLYKAFSSTLRALTKKILKTVLPQKFTPRYLLTTIKRKWA, from the exons ATGAAGGTAAAGCATACATTGGCTTTAAAACTCACCAAGACTCTAGCAGAGGTGGATACTACATGGATTCAGCTTCACAATTCTACAACAGGAAACATTGCGATTCACGTAGGGAGTCCAAGTTTGGATGAGGGACAAACCAAGGAGGAACAAACCGAGGAGGAGCAAACCGAGGAACAAACCGATCAGATATCTTACACCCCATTGCTTATCGCAGCCAGCAAAGGAATAGTAGAAATAGTTGACAGCGTGATTCTGGTGAAACCTCAGGGAATTGAGCACGTCAGTAGGGACGAGGAAAACATATTACATGTGGCCATTAGCTACCGCAAAATAGAAATCTTCCAGCGCATTAAGAAGATGAAAACAATGACTCGTAGGCTGGCTTCACGGATTGATAAGAAAGGCTACACTATATTGCATCATGTTGCCGACATGAAGAACTATGATCGAGGACCCCAACCTGGTCCTGCTTTCCAATTGCAGGCGGAGTTGAAATGGTTCAAG CGTGTGCAGAAAATAATTCCTGACCATTATGTCATGCACCACGACAGAACTAATCAAATGACAGCAGAAGAGTTATTCAAAGAGAAACACTCTAAACTTCTCGAGAACGCGCAAAAGTGGATAAAGGAGACCTCTCAATCATGCTCTGCAGTCGCGGTCCTCGTTGCCACTGTAGTTTTCGCGGCTGCCTACACTGTCCCAGGGGGTAACGACGACACAGGCCATCCAGTTTTCCTTCACTCTCCATTCTTCCTGTTCTTCACTATCATGGACGTTCTCTCCCTTGCGAGCTCTTTGACTTCCGTTGTCATGTTCCTCTCCATTCTCTCTTCTCCATTTGAGTATGAAAATTTCCGTATATCACTTCCGCGGAAGCTGACATTAGGGTTCACGTTGCTCTTCTTCTCTGTCACAACAACCATGCTTAGTTTCGCGGCTACTATTTTGCTCATTATTCATTTTAAGAAGACATCTTGGACTACGACTGTGATTTATACTGCTGCGTTCCTTCCTGTCTGTGTGTTTGCGCTTATGCAATTCCCATTGTACAAAGCATTCTCCAGTACTTTGCGAGCCCTTACCAAGAAAATATTGAAGACGGTACTTCCCCAGAAATTCACTCCTCGTTACTTGCTGACAACCATTAAGCGAAAATGGGCTTAA